From Pleurocapsa sp. PCC 7319:
TATCGCAAATTATCAGGTAAAAACTGGCCGGTTGGTTTAGCTCCCGATGAAGATAATCAACCTCGCTATCTATATGGCATTTCTACTCCCGAAACGGCAAAGTTTGCTGCAGTAATGGCAATTGCCAGTAGAAATTATCAAGCTATTGATGCTGAATTAGCAACCCGATATATATCAGCTGCTGAGTTAGCTTGGCAATATCTTGATCGGCAACCCACTATGAAAGTTAATTGGGTAGAGGGGGACGATAGTGGGTCAGATAAATATTTACTATCCGACTTTGATCGCGAAGAGAGTTTGAAAACTGATCTTGACGATCGCCTTTGGGCAGCAACGGAACTATATATCACTACAGGTAAATCAAATTTTGCTAACTACTTTGCTGACCACGTAGATCAAGTAGACTACACTTTATTTGAGTGGAAAAATCCTGCTCCTTTAGGGTTCATTAATTATTTGAAACAAAATAGACAATCCAAATCAGATGAGTTAACTGCCAAAATAGAGAGCAAAATTAAACAACGGGCAGAGCTAATTCTCAGTAAAATCAATCAAAGTGCATATTATATTGCCAACGATCGCTTTATCTGGGGTTCAAATAAAATGACTGCCGAAGAAGGAATTACCCTAGTTTATGCTTATCAGTTAACTAAAAATCCCGCCTATTTGACTGGCGCAATTAATCAACTTGATTACCTTTTGGGACGTAATCATTTTAATAAAAGCTTTATTACGGACATTGGTAAGAATCCTGTCAAACATATTAATAATTTATACGTCAGAGCCAAAGGAATCCTGATTCCTGGTTTAGTCGTGGGAGGACCCAATGGCGATGGTCAAGATGGCATGGTAGTTAGTAATAGAGGTCAGCTGAGTTATATTGATGATGAACGTTCTTATGCTACTAACGAAAATGCGAGCGATTACAATGCTTCGGTTATTAGTTTAATTACTAATTTAATTGTTGCTGATAGTAATTAGAGACTTGCGTTGAAGCGATCTCGCTGTATTTAAATTTTAACCAATTAGGGTGAGAATTCCTTCTCTGTAAGCTTTGCTTCAGAGTCAGGATGAAAAGAAAAGGATTGCTATGACCTTCACAGATCTACTACAAATTCCAATTGATCATAGTGAGGATCAGGTATTAACTTTGGCTGGAGTTACCTGGTCGGATTACGAGCGTCTAGCAGCTGAAGAGAATAGCTACAATAAGTTGGCACTGCCATTGGCACGAATTAAACCATCGATGTTAGAGATATTGCCTCCTGTAACCCTGGATAAGATATTGGTTATGTCTGGGGAGTTATTGAAAAAGGCTTGCCCATTATTAGGTACGGAAAATTCCCCAAAACTATGAAACAGATTTCCTCCAGCACGATCTCCATCATTTATTTCAAAATTATTTCCATCAATATTAACTGTTGTAGATGTAGTCCCATCAGGAATAACTTCTTGGGCTGAAGCAAAGCCAATTGAAAGTAAACTGCTTACTAGATAAAAAGCTAAAGATAACGGTAGGGAAAAATTCTTTTTCAAAACAACACTCCCAATATTTAGCAATAATTTAATTTAAAATTATTATACAGATTTGTTAATTATCATCTTGTATATTGACTTTTTTTATATTATTTGTAACATTTTCCCGAACTTAGTTGTTAACTGCTGAAATTACCAATCTAAATATAATTTAGCGATCAAAAGCATATAAAATAAAATACGTTTCTTGAGTTTTATTTTAAATAATGGTTGCTACAAAAACTATAATGGCTTGTTATAAAAAATACTATCGATAAGTCTTGTTTATCCGAGTTTATGGAAATTTTTAGACTAAAAAACTATAATGTACTAGAGTTAATTTGTAGAAATGCGAATGTAGCGATCCGAAGGCTACGCGGAGCGTAATCGCTTTATAAAGCTGTGAGTAAAAAAGTTTTGTACAAATGTTTTCAGCTGTATTTGTACGTATAGAGCTTAGCTAATCAATTATTCATGGCATAGACTTCTTTCGCTGCCCGATGTAATAGAGAATGACGATAAACTAAAGCAGACATATCTTTGCCATAACCGCCACCAATTACACTGGCAACTGGATATCCCCCAGCCTTACAGGTGCTTAAAACCATTCTTTCTCGGCGATATATCCCCCAGTCAGTAAGAGATAACTTGCCTAAGCGATCGCTAACATGAGTATCTACTCCGGCATCAAACAGAACTAAATCTGGTTTTACCTGAGTCAGTAAATCAGATAAATGACTGGCTAAGATCTGTAAATAACCATCGTCATCTAAACCAACAGGTAACGAAACATCTAAATCACTCTGTTGTTTTCTCCCTGGAAAATTTGCCTCACAATGCATAGAAAAAGTAAACACGCTATCGTCGTTTCGAAAAATGGAGGCTGTTCCA
This genomic window contains:
- a CDS encoding glycoside hydrolase family 9 protein; protein product: MKFRFHNSILLILLFAAVIAILSTLDSDIETLLKAGIANKKPAIVVNQVGYYPQWQKKAFFRRNIEFIAKNRTDETQLIDDQTGKLFTTLSLGKEVIDSGTQDVISTIDFSSVTQPGTYYLKQGKLKSAPFKIGTDIYKQPLVTLLRSYYLLRCGVEINDSITGISHPPCHLQDAAIAHQDQYHDAGEIVTTIGGWHDTGAYSKYVATSTVAIARLLNLYEQYPDLFPDSQLDIPESGNGLSDLLDEMKFGLNWLLKMQRVDGAVYRKLSGKNWPVGLAPDEDNQPRYLYGISTPETAKFAAVMAIASRNYQAIDAELATRYISAAELAWQYLDRQPTMKVNWVEGDDSGSDKYLLSDFDREESLKTDLDDRLWAATELYITTGKSNFANYFADHVDQVDYTLFEWKNPAPLGFINYLKQNRQSKSDELTAKIESKIKQRAELILSKINQSAYYIANDRFIWGSNKMTAEEGITLVYAYQLTKNPAYLTGAINQLDYLLGRNHFNKSFITDIGKNPVKHINNLYVRAKGILIPGLVVGGPNGDGQDGMVVSNRGQLSYIDDERSYATNENASDYNASVISLITNLIVADSN
- a CDS encoding filamentous hemagglutinin N-terminal domain-containing protein, whose protein sequence is MKKNFSLPLSLAFYLVSSLLSIGFASAQEVIPDGTTSTTVNIDGNNFEINDGDRAGGNLFHSFGEFSVPNNGQAFFNNSPDITNILSRVTGGNISNIDGLIRANGSANLL